From the genome of Gadus chalcogrammus isolate NIFS_2021 unplaced genomic scaffold, NIFS_Gcha_1.0 GACHA114, whole genome shotgun sequence, one region includes:
- the LOC130378905 gene encoding histone-lysine N-methyltransferase PRDM7-like, with amino-acid sequence MFSELTTKNRKYLRMTTTSSVMSVGLSSSKSARSTVLSSSWLIDRPVAVGEKDRAKKTLPAGFEIRDSGIPGAGLGVFYCGDGGLPIGTHFGPYEGHRTDEEGALESGCSWEIY; translated from the exons ATGTTCTCAGAGTTAACTACCAAGAACCGGAAGTACCTAAGGATGACGACTACTTCT TCTGTGATGAGTGTAGGACTTTCTTCCTCGAAGAGTGCGAGGTCCACGGTCCTATCGTCTTCGTGGCTGATCGATCGCCCCGTTGCTgtcggagagaaagacagagccaagaagacgctgcccgctgggtttgag atcagagattctgggatccctggggccggtctaggggtgttttactgtggagacGGTGGCCTTCCCATTGGAACACACTTTGGACCCTACGAAGGACACAGGACGGATGAAGAGGGAGCCCTGGAGAGTGGATGCTCCTgggag atCTACTAG
- the LOC130378900 gene encoding uncharacterized protein LOC130378900 isoform X1, which produces MMADQSGTPRTETTAPRGKNKSLAEMVTRKKELDTARGKRRVNIGSAFEQWRELMKLQPELKSDEMVAEFLLESYGKTTSTPVKHGFKRPPPPPLSTIAESFSEREEDFSVHGVEGLDSYSAETSLLTIQASVTSADERLGDINEDAFNDITNSIIDHDEDEYDPSWHPDMEAQSDLLLEEEDTVEEDSDCNDSDDPDYVPLFRVCKGRSLNTGFILEECPSVTMEDTVHDTGDDTDQDDHEEDLSVLEQEQETQHLPQKKQRRQPNRSEITVEVEEDIIGKPASIAYHDCLRQLCEFVALPIDSCNGKDPITQKQCQAKGPFEINIKSRVTAAVIEWLCPQGHIVWRWSSQPTLKFGSQLGDFLMATNILLTGNNYTKVKMLFNFMNMGMINEILCGHPRQLLCGHYKGVLECEKSQSDCQCEDIRTNCCSRRWKDGQSRILRPVLYVHCHGQCHKTNNQRGECGQA; this is translated from the exons ATGATGGCGGACCAAAGTGGTACACCACGTACTGAAACAACCGCTCCCAGGGGGAAAAACAAAAGTTTAGCAGAGATGGTCACCCGAAAAAAAGAACTCGATACTGCAAGAGGAAAACGTCGAGTAAACATCGGCTCTGCTTTTGAGCAATGGAGGGAACTGATGAAGCTGCAGCCAGAGCTAAAATCGGATGAAATGGTCGCGGAGTTTCTGCTGGAAAG ttaCGGAAAAACAACGTCGACGCCAGTAAAACATGGTTTCAAGAGGCCTCCTCCGCCACCATTGTCCACCATTGCCGAATCTTTTTCAGAACG AGAGGAGGATTTCTCTGTTCATGGAGTGGAGGGTTTGGACAGCTACTCGGCTGAGACCTCACTTCTCACAATACAAGCAAG TGTTACATCAGCAGATGAAAGATTGGGTGACATCAATGAGGACGCATTTAATGATATAACAAACTCTAT CATTGACCACGATGAGGACGAATACGATCCTTCTTGGCATCCAGACATGGAGGCGCAATCAGATTTGCTgttggaagaggaggacacTGTAGAGGAAGACTCTGACTGCAATGACAGCGACGACCCAGATTACGTGCCACTTTTTCGTGTGTG CAAAGGCAGATCTCTGAATACTGGGTTCATCCTTGAAGAATGTCCATCAGTCACCATGGAAGACACTGTGCATGACACGGGAGACGACACAGATCAAGATGATCATGAAGAAGATCTCTCTGTGCtggagcaagagcaagagacaCAACATCTTCCCCAAAAAAAGCAAAGAAGGCAACCAAATAGATCAGAGATAACTGTTGAGGTGGAAGAGGATATAATTGGCAAACCGGCTTCTATTGCTTACCATGACTGTCTGAGGCAGCTTTGTGAGTTTGTTGCTTTGCCAATAGATTCTTGTAATGGGAAGGACCCCATCACCCAAAAACAATGTCAGGCAAAAGGACCTTTTGAGATTAACATCAAGTCAAGGGTCACAGCTGCCGTCATTGAATGG CTGTGTCCTCAAGGTCATATCGTGTGGCGGTGGTCTTCCCAACCAACTTTAAAATTTGGCAGTCAGTTAGGAGACTTTCTAATGGCCACCAACATTTTGCTCACAGGCAACAACTACACAAAGGTGAAAATGCTTTTCAACTTCATGAATATGGGGATGATCAATGAGATACTTTGCGGGCATCCAAGACAACTACTGTGTGGACACTATAAAGGCGTTCTGGAATGCGAGAAGAGCCAAAGTGATTGCCAATGTGAAGACATTAGGACCAACTGTTGCTCTCG GAGATGGAAGGATGGACAGTCCAGGATTCTGCGCCCAGTACTGTACGTACACTGCCATGGACAATGCCACAAGACAAATAATCAACGTGGTGAATGTGGACAAGCGTGA
- the LOC130378900 gene encoding uncharacterized protein LOC130378900 isoform X2 produces the protein MRYFAGIQDNYCVDTIKAFWNARRAKVIANVKTLGPTVALGDGRMDSPGFCAQYCTYTAMDNATRQIINVVNVDKRETSRKSTNMEKVAFIETLDTLKQDLDVIEFCTDAHSQISALFNKNKGLYKDSGVKHTLDMWHGAKNLGKKIHAAGLQKGCSLLLVWKKDICNHFWYCCKAANTVEDFWDMWTGLLHHVTGEHQWGLGGCYHGPLEENGNKELIPKGSTAHRKITELIMDERWSKTIPKYLTFRSTGALECFHAHLLMYASKRIAFVPPVYAARTLLAALDYNEHCSRPYYVKADGKYSYHKMYNKKSGGFCLYIKKVKKSYEYIKDLQCAILRCKLDQLAAGRGMPRKRAMRPDDPRRLGTLSGVPAPSTEQILETQRSRGRGELTCDCDTYCFF, from the exons ATGAGATACTTTGCGGGCATCCAAGACAACTACTGTGTGGACACTATAAAGGCGTTCTGGAATGCGAGAAGAGCCAAAGTGATTGCCAATGTGAAGACATTAGGACCAACTGTTGCTCTCG GAGATGGAAGGATGGACAGTCCAGGATTCTGCGCCCAGTACTGTACGTACACTGCCATGGACAATGCCACAAGACAAATAATCAACGTGGTGAATGTGGACAAGCGTGAGACTTCGCGGAAATCGACCAACATGGAGAAGGTGGCCTTTATAGAGACATTAGACACGCTGAAGCAAGATCTTGATGTCATTGAGTTCTGCACTGATGCACACAGCCAAATATCGGCCCTATTCA ACAAAAACAAAGGGCTGTACAAGGACAGTGGCGTCAAGCACACGCTGGATATGTGGCACGGAGCCAAGAATCTTGGCAAAAAAATCCATGCT GCCGGCCTCCAAAAAGGCTGTTCACTATTACTTGTCTGGAAGAAGGATATCTGCAACCACTTTTGGTACTGCTGCAAGGCAGCAAATACAGTGGAGGATTTCTGG GACATGTGGACAGGATTGCTACACCATGTCACCGGAGAACACCAGTGGGGACTTGGCGGCTGTTACCATGGCCCATTGGAGGAAAATGGCAACAAGGAGCTTATTCCAAAGGGAAGCACTGCACACCGCAAAATCACAGAACTGATCATGGATGAGAGGTGGTCAAAGACGATTCCAAAGTACTTGACCTTTAG ATCCACTGGTGCCCTGGAGTGTTTCCATGCACACCTTCTGATGTACGCATCAAAACGAATCGCCTTCGTACCACCTGTGTATGCGGCCCGAACACTTTTAGCTGCCCTCGACTACAATGAACACTGCAGCCGACCCTACTATGTGAAGGCAGATGGCAAATACAG CTACCACAAAATGTACAACAAAAAAAGCGGTGGCTTCTGTCTGTACATAAAGAAGGTCAAGAAGAGTTATGAGTACATAAAAGACCTCCAGTGTGCCATCCTACGCTGCAAGTTGGACCAGTTGGCGGCAGGGAGGGGCATGCCTCGGAAAAGAGCGATGAGACCAGATGACCCCCGACGACTTGGGACTCTCAGTGGTGTCCCTGCACCATCAACGGAACAAATTTTGGAGACTCAACGCAGCAGAGGTCGTGGTGAGTTGACATGTGATTGTGACACctactgttttttttaa
- the LOC130378902 gene encoding zinc finger protein 239-like, whose protein sequence is MKRSHGDLYGRLLRSGEIKVEPSLLPYVAASYQEPIGASPGTVQSTSQIPAEGAGRHRCEKCSKTFSRSDSLKRHQRIHTGEKPYHCKQCGETFSLSGELKRHQRIHTGEKPYQCKQCGKTFRQSGHLTVHQRIHTGEKPYQCKQCGKTFSQSGDLKKHQRIHTGEKPYHCQQCGETFSLSGDLKKHQRIHTGEKPYHCKQCGKTFSRSDTLKEHQRIHTGEKPYHCKQCGKTFSQSGRLKRHTQLHRGVSTQTTM, encoded by the coding sequence atgaagaggaGCCACGGCGACCTGTACGGCCGACTGCTGAGGAGTGGAGAAATCAAGGTGGAGCCTAGTCTCCTCCCATACGTCGCAGCCTCCTATCAAGAACCAATCGGAGCCTCCCCGGGAACCGTCCAAAGCACGAGCCAGATTCCAGCAGAAGGAGCCGGACGCCACAGATGTGAGAAGTGCAGTAAAACCTTTAGTCGCTCTGATAGTCTGaagagacaccagcgcatccacacaggagagaaaccataccactgtaaacagtgtggggaaACATTTAGTCTATCTGGTGAACTGaagagacaccagcgcatccacacaggagagaaaccataccaatgtaaacagtgtgggaaaacatttagacaGTCTGGTCATCTGACtgtacaccagcgcatccacacaggagagaaaccataccaatgtaaacagtgtgggaaaacatttagtcagtctggtgatctgaagaaacaccagcgcatccacacgggagagaaaccataccactgtcaacagtgtggggaaacatttagtctatctggtgatctgaagaaacaccagcgcatccacacaggagagaaaccataccactgtaaacagtgtgggaaaacgttTAGTAGATCTGATACTCTGAAGGAACACCaacgcatccacacaggagagaaaccataccactgtaaacagtgtgggaaaacatttagtcaatctGGTCGTCTCAAGCGTCACACACAACTTCACAGAGGAGTCTCCACCCAAACAACCATGTGA
- the LOC130378900 gene encoding uncharacterized protein LOC130378900 isoform X3, which translates to MRYFAGIQDNYCVDTIKAFWNARRAKVIANVKTLGPTVALGDGRMDSPGFCAQYCTYTAMDNATRQIINVVNVDKRETSRKSTNMEKVAFIETLDTLKQDLDVIEFCTDAHSQISALFNKNKGLYKDSGVKHTLDMWHGAKNLGKKIHAAGLQKGCSLLLVWKKDICNHFWYCCKAANTVEDFWDMWTGLLHHVTGEHQWGLGGCYHGPLEENGNKELIPKGSTAHRKITELIMDERWSKTIPKYLTFRSTGALECFHAHLLMYASKRIAFVPPVYAARTLLAALDYNEHCSRPYYVKADGKYSYHKMYNKKSGGFCLYIKKVKKSYEYIKDLQCAILRCKLDQLAAGRGMPRKRAMRPDDPRRLGTLSGVPAPSTEQILETQRSRGRGEPLPQK; encoded by the exons ATGAGATACTTTGCGGGCATCCAAGACAACTACTGTGTGGACACTATAAAGGCGTTCTGGAATGCGAGAAGAGCCAAAGTGATTGCCAATGTGAAGACATTAGGACCAACTGTTGCTCTCG GAGATGGAAGGATGGACAGTCCAGGATTCTGCGCCCAGTACTGTACGTACACTGCCATGGACAATGCCACAAGACAAATAATCAACGTGGTGAATGTGGACAAGCGTGAGACTTCGCGGAAATCGACCAACATGGAGAAGGTGGCCTTTATAGAGACATTAGACACGCTGAAGCAAGATCTTGATGTCATTGAGTTCTGCACTGATGCACACAGCCAAATATCGGCCCTATTCA ACAAAAACAAAGGGCTGTACAAGGACAGTGGCGTCAAGCACACGCTGGATATGTGGCACGGAGCCAAGAATCTTGGCAAAAAAATCCATGCT GCCGGCCTCCAAAAAGGCTGTTCACTATTACTTGTCTGGAAGAAGGATATCTGCAACCACTTTTGGTACTGCTGCAAGGCAGCAAATACAGTGGAGGATTTCTGG GACATGTGGACAGGATTGCTACACCATGTCACCGGAGAACACCAGTGGGGACTTGGCGGCTGTTACCATGGCCCATTGGAGGAAAATGGCAACAAGGAGCTTATTCCAAAGGGAAGCACTGCACACCGCAAAATCACAGAACTGATCATGGATGAGAGGTGGTCAAAGACGATTCCAAAGTACTTGACCTTTAG ATCCACTGGTGCCCTGGAGTGTTTCCATGCACACCTTCTGATGTACGCATCAAAACGAATCGCCTTCGTACCACCTGTGTATGCGGCCCGAACACTTTTAGCTGCCCTCGACTACAATGAACACTGCAGCCGACCCTACTATGTGAAGGCAGATGGCAAATACAG CTACCACAAAATGTACAACAAAAAAAGCGGTGGCTTCTGTCTGTACATAAAGAAGGTCAAGAAGAGTTATGAGTACATAAAAGACCTCCAGTGTGCCATCCTACGCTGCAAGTTGGACCAGTTGGCGGCAGGGAGGGGCATGCCTCGGAAAAGAGCGATGAGACCAGATGACCCCCGACGACTTGGGACTCTCAGTGGTGTCCCTGCACCATCAACGGAACAAATTTTGGAGACTCAACGCAGCAGAGGTCGTG GTGAACCACTCCCGCAAAAGTAG